CCGGAGGTAGGCGGTGACGCGTCTGTCGCCGCTGGTGTTGGGAGGTCCTGTTGTATTCAGTTGTCGATCTTCAGTTGTTCTGACTCAAGCGACCCGGAGGGTGCGCGTGATCAGCCCTGACGCTGCTTGTGACGCAGGTTCTCGCAGATCACCATGACCCGACCGTTACGGCGGATCACCTTGCACTTCTCGCAGATCGGCTTGACGCTCGGCTGAACCTTCACGTCAATCTCTCCTGCTCGGCTCGCCCGCGCGCACGCCGAAACGGCCGTACACGTGGGTGTCGGTCTCCTCCCGAACGGATGTCCGGGAAGTCTGTCCCCGGCGACGCCGGGAAAGTCCTACTTGTAGCGGTACACGATTCGCCCACGAGCCAGGTCGTAGGGCGAGAGTTCCACGACGACCCGGTCCTCGGGCAGGATGCGGATGTAGTGCTGCCGCATCTTGCCGCTGATGTGGGCGAGAACCTTGTGTCCGTTCTCCAGCTCAATACGAA
The genomic region above belongs to Gordonia hongkongensis and contains:
- the rpmJ gene encoding 50S ribosomal protein L36: MKVQPSVKPICEKCKVIRRNGRVMVICENLRHKQRQG
- the infA gene encoding translation initiation factor IF-1 — encoded protein: MAKKDGAIEVEGRVIEPLPNAMFRIELENGHKVLAHISGKMRQHYIRILPEDRVVVELSPYDLARGRIVYRYK